One Scophthalmus maximus strain ysfricsl-2021 chromosome 9, ASM2237912v1, whole genome shotgun sequence genomic region harbors:
- the stc2a gene encoding stanniocalcin-2a — translation MLVKVAVALLVLSVLEQVVGSDNSDIHDSPPEKPASQKGRLSLQNTAEIQHCLVSAGDVGCGVFECFENNSCEIRGLQEICMTFLHNAGKFDSQGKSFIKDALKCMAHGLRHKFSCISRKCVSIKEMVFQLQRECYIKHNLCSAAKENVAVMVEMIHFQDLFPKGPYVELVNILLSCGEEVKEALTRSVRLQCEQNWGALCDSLSLCSSLAPSPAGSAVEQHRRPLPSQPEPEHPRPPRQGDKDKAAKVGYNAHPRNRSQGPRRQSPEAGVVADQEDPEATDIRR, via the exons ATGTTGGTCAAAGTGGCCGTGGCTCTGCTGGTTTTGTCGGTGCTGGAGCAAGTAGTGGGGTCGGATAATTCTGATATTCACGACAGCCCCCCGGAGAAGCCTGCGAGCCAGAAAGGACGCCTCTCCCTGCAGAACACAG CTGAGATCCAGCACTGCCTGGTGAGTGCAGGGGATGTCGGCTGTGGTGTGTTTGAGTGCTTTGAGAATAACTCCTGCGAGATACGAGGGCTACAGGAAATCTGCATGACGTTCCTGCACAATGCTGGCAAATTTGACTCTCAG gGGAAGTCCTTCATCAAGGATGCGCTGAAATGTATGGCACACGGGCTGCGGCACAAGTTCAGCTGCATtagcaggaagtgtgtgtccATTAAGGAGATGGTGTTCCAGCTCCAGAGGGAGTGCTACATCAAGCACAACCTGTGCTCCGCTGCGAAGGAAAACGTGGCCGTCATGGTGGAGATGATCCATTTCCAAGATCTCTTCCCTAAAGG TCCATATGTGGAGCTGGTGAATATTCTCCTGAGCTgcggggaggaggtgaaagaggcACTGACACGGAGCGTCCGGCTACAGTGCGAGCAGAATTGGGGGGCCCTGTGCGATAGCCTGAGTCTCTGCTCCTCCCTAGCCCCATCTCCCGCTGGCTCCGCCGTTGAACAGCACCGTCGCCCGTTGCCCTCCCAACCTGAGCCGGAGCACCCTCGCCCCCCGCGGCAAGGCGACAAAGACAAAGCCGCTAAGGTGGGGTACAACGCCCACCCGCGCAACCGCAGTCAGGGACCACGGCGTCAGAGTCCAGAAGCCGGAGTGGTGGCTGACCAGGAAGACCCCGAGGCCACCGACATCCGGAGGTGA